In Ornithorhynchus anatinus isolate Pmale09 chromosome 17, mOrnAna1.pri.v4, whole genome shotgun sequence, the following proteins share a genomic window:
- the RPL24 gene encoding 60S ribosomal protein L24: MKVELCSFSGYKIYPGHGRRYARTDGKVFQFLNAKCESAFLSKRNPRQINWTVLYRRKHKKGQSEEIQKKRTRRAVKFQRAITGASLADIMAKRNQKPEVRKAQREQAIRAAKEAKKAKQATKKMATSAAKAPTKAAPKQKIAKPVKVSAPRVGGKR, from the exons ATGAA GGTCGAGCTGTGCAGCTTCAGCGGGTACAAGATCTACCCCGGGCACGGGCGGCGCTACGCCCGCACCGATGGCAAG GTTTTCCAATTCTTGAATGCAAAATGCGAGTCGGCCTTCCTTTCCAAGAGGAACCCCCGGCAGATCAACTGGACAGTCCTCTACCGGCGCAAGCACAAGAAGGGCCAGTCG GAAGAGATTCAAAAGAAGCGGACTCGCCGTGCCGTCAAATTCCAGAGGGCCATCACCGGTGCATCTCTGGCTGATATAATGGCCAAGAGGAACCAGAAGCCCGAAGTGCGGAAGGCCCAACGGGAGCAGGCCATCAG GGCCGCGAAGGAAGCTAAGAAGGCTAAACAGGCGACCAAGAAAATGGCAACATCTGCCGCCAAG GCCCCCACAAAAGCTGCACCTAAACAGAAGATTGCAAAACCTGTCAAAGTTTCAGCTCCTCGTGTCGGTGGAAAACGCTAA